The Nitrospira sp. genome contains a region encoding:
- a CDS encoding CopG family transcriptional regulator: MQPFRRQRHDCVVVVRLDESIVRVIDQEAEAEGLSRSAIIRRTLKRKYEPESTARQ, translated from the coding sequence ATGCAGCCCTTTCGTCGGCAACGGCACGATTGTGTTGTGGTGGTAAGACTCGATGAATCCATTGTAAGAGTAATTGATCAAGAGGCCGAAGCCGAAGGTCTCAGTAGATCTGCTATCATCCGCCGGACCCTCAAAAGGAAATACGAACCCGAGTCAACTGCCAGGCAGTAG
- a CDS encoding PAS domain S-box protein — MKQGSGQHTKRVVFGLTLILFVSGYLLVVKAGVSDVRQLFSFLVASYLVVWGGYALATTIPRDEIRTQFVLLTFSLGMGLLLVELPAWFRVIDYRELFAVTGSQPWERPRYVPDMELLAKPEPHYSVKMQFSRGNIGHVLCLPPYPSEPFELKYDQNGFRNEGDLRTAEIAVIGDSYIESPMIPASQLATTRLAEETQQVVANFGQSGYGPQQELAVLKRYALPLHPKTVVWVFYEGNDLLDARGYPDSVSLLRSQWDSLDSYWNRAFTKNALLWLTRTLNGCVPNPHEKPQAARAVMIDATGQEHRVYVKGRSHSVSLTAQEVDDLQNTVAAIEEAYRLVQQEGARFVVAFAPHAFRVYHDIVSFQGIGGGITRWDLNDLPERLRQMMAEISPDIQYVDLTPALQSAARNSTLVFLPDDTHWTKEGHQVVAAALAETVKDNSPEYAKQTSPQRPTPTSRSLLTSGALMVRNLDGTIRYWSHGAEKLYGWEPKEVLGSSSHQLLHTVFPVPLRVIQEQLQRKGHWEGQLIHRRRDGSKVTVMSAWDLQQNPTAVDRSITVVEVNGQAQS, encoded by the coding sequence ATGAAGCAAGGATCTGGTCAGCATACCAAACGCGTCGTGTTCGGACTGACGTTAATATTGTTCGTCTCCGGTTATTTGCTCGTCGTGAAGGCCGGTGTCTCTGATGTTCGGCAATTGTTCAGTTTTCTGGTCGCGTCGTATCTTGTGGTATGGGGTGGCTATGCACTCGCGACGACTATCCCACGGGACGAGATCAGAACCCAATTTGTGTTGCTGACGTTCTCCCTTGGGATGGGGTTGTTGTTAGTAGAACTCCCTGCTTGGTTTAGAGTGATTGATTATCGAGAGCTCTTCGCCGTCACGGGTAGCCAGCCGTGGGAACGCCCTCGCTATGTGCCCGATATGGAACTGTTGGCCAAGCCCGAACCTCACTACTCCGTCAAGATGCAGTTTAGCCGGGGGAATATCGGGCATGTCCTCTGTCTTCCACCGTACCCATCCGAGCCGTTCGAGTTGAAGTACGATCAAAATGGGTTCCGAAATGAGGGGGATCTAAGGACTGCCGAGATTGCAGTCATCGGTGATTCCTATATCGAGTCCCCCATGATACCCGCCTCGCAATTGGCCACCACGCGGTTGGCAGAAGAAACGCAACAGGTCGTTGCCAATTTTGGACAATCGGGGTATGGGCCGCAGCAAGAACTGGCCGTCCTCAAACGTTACGCGCTTCCGCTGCATCCTAAAACCGTTGTCTGGGTCTTCTACGAAGGGAACGATCTCCTCGATGCTCGCGGTTATCCAGACTCGGTGTCGCTCCTTCGATCTCAATGGGATTCTTTGGATAGTTACTGGAATCGCGCATTTACGAAAAACGCTTTATTGTGGCTCACGCGGACTCTCAACGGATGTGTTCCTAATCCACATGAGAAGCCTCAAGCCGCCCGCGCCGTAATGATAGACGCTACGGGGCAAGAACACCGCGTCTATGTCAAAGGGCGGTCGCACTCAGTGAGCCTCACCGCGCAAGAGGTTGATGACCTCCAAAACACTGTGGCTGCGATCGAAGAGGCCTATCGGCTCGTTCAGCAAGAAGGGGCGCGGTTCGTCGTCGCCTTCGCGCCCCACGCGTTCCGTGTCTACCACGACATTGTCAGCTTCCAGGGAATCGGCGGAGGGATAACTCGGTGGGACCTCAATGATCTCCCCGAACGTCTCCGCCAGATGATGGCTGAGATCTCGCCCGACATTCAGTATGTCGATCTCACGCCAGCTCTTCAGTCCGCTGCGCGCAACAGTACGCTGGTGTTCCTGCCGGATGATACTCATTGGACGAAAGAAGGACATCAAGTGGTGGCGGCAGCTCTTGCCGAAACTGTCAAAGACAACTCCCCTGAGTATGCAAAACAAACGTCACCTCAACGACCGACACCGACGAGCCGGAGCCTGTTAACCAGCGGCGCGCTCATGGTTCGAAATCTCGATGGGACCATCCGGTATTGGAGTCACGGCGCGGAAAAGTTATATGGATGGGAACCTAAGGAAGTCCTAGGATCGTCGTCGCACCAACTGCTTCACACCGTGTTTCCAGTTCCGCTCAGGGTGATCCAGGAACAGCTTCAGCGGAAGGGACACTGGGAAGGTCAGCTCATCCATCGACGCCGTGATGGGTCCAAGGTCACGGTGATGAGCGCCTGGGATCTTCAGCAGAATCCCACGGCTGTGGATCGGTCAATTACGGTGGTGGAAGTCAACGGGCAGGCCCAATCCTAG
- a CDS encoding helix-turn-helix domain-containing protein, producing the protein MKRTLLSVKEVAHELGVSVQSIRRAYWSGSIPAYRVNKMLRFDLERVQQIFLAKGSARGVRASSMRPAAPAGGASRKKAPAQ; encoded by the coding sequence ATGAAACGGACCCTCTTGTCGGTGAAGGAAGTGGCCCACGAGCTCGGGGTGAGCGTGCAATCGATTCGGCGCGCGTACTGGAGCGGGTCGATTCCCGCATATCGGGTGAACAAGATGCTCCGCTTCGATCTCGAACGAGTGCAGCAGATCTTCTTGGCCAAAGGGTCAGCCAGAGGGGTGCGTGCTTCGAGCATGCGTCCGGCGGCGCCAGCCGGCGGCGCATCGCGCAAGAAAGCCCCCGCTCAGTAA
- a CDS encoding replication initiation factor domain-containing protein, with protein MSGWTLRMGWLRFTIPSSTVDEVIHLIGGDWIKDQKGFQGYQQSWLSRGNTGGLGRIGTGAKRNVREVHVDLSQELISDWTYEKFQHIAQWVFDKQGHFGRIDIALDDRSGLIDVDHLYQAVAIGQCVSHFRQSRLIAGLDIGSGSDTGKTLCLGSRQSDTYLRIYDKAAEQRAKERPVQGSWLRWEMEWKNERAQAVGLALSTLDQEAFQRYIVGVFRTAVDFRDCTRADDPKDRYYAPLLDWWKVLTEGMERAKLAIVKSVRKIEEVKLWAEKSLSPMLGLLCAHPEAGERWLVKTIVDGVDRWRSKHLALLQSGQELAKAKRKLRWWNPRDGFSAAYATPAS; from the coding sequence ATGAGCGGATGGACTCTCAGGATGGGATGGTTGCGGTTCACGATTCCGAGTTCCACGGTCGACGAAGTGATTCATCTGATCGGCGGCGACTGGATCAAAGATCAAAAAGGCTTTCAAGGCTACCAGCAGAGCTGGCTCTCACGCGGGAATACGGGCGGACTGGGGCGGATTGGGACTGGCGCGAAACGCAATGTTCGTGAAGTCCACGTGGATCTCTCACAGGAACTCATCAGCGACTGGACCTATGAAAAGTTTCAGCACATTGCCCAGTGGGTTTTCGACAAGCAAGGGCATTTCGGGCGAATCGATATTGCCCTCGACGATCGGAGCGGGCTGATCGATGTGGATCATCTCTATCAAGCCGTCGCCATCGGCCAATGTGTCTCCCACTTCCGCCAGTCCCGCCTGATCGCCGGCCTTGATATTGGGTCCGGCTCGGACACCGGCAAAACCCTCTGCCTAGGTTCTCGGCAATCCGACACCTATCTCCGGATCTACGACAAAGCTGCCGAGCAGCGAGCGAAGGAGCGACCAGTTCAAGGCTCGTGGCTGCGGTGGGAAATGGAATGGAAGAACGAGAGAGCGCAGGCGGTGGGGTTGGCACTGTCCACGCTCGATCAGGAGGCGTTCCAACGCTACATCGTGGGTGTCTTCCGCACGGCGGTGGACTTCCGCGACTGCACCAGAGCCGATGATCCGAAGGATCGCTATTACGCACCGCTGCTGGACTGGTGGAAGGTGCTGACCGAGGGGATGGAGCGGGCCAAGCTCGCGATCGTGAAGTCGGTCAGGAAGATCGAAGAGGTCAAACTCTGGGCGGAAAAAAGCCTGTCGCCGATGCTAGGGCTGCTCTGTGCCCATCCGGAGGCCGGCGAACGGTGGCTCGTCAAAACCATTGTCGATGGAGTGGATCGATGGCGAAGCAAACATCTGGCGCTCCTCCAGAGCGGCCAGGAACTCGCGAAAGCGAAACGCAAGCTGCGGTGGTGGAACCCGAGAGACGGGTTCTCTGCCGCCTATGCCACACCGGCATCTTAA
- a CDS encoding SDR family oxidoreductase, translating into MTLVVFGATGRTGRVVISHALAAGYHVRALVRTPRLGDLPIGVEIWQGDVQDPGVVEKVIRGTDAVVSCLGAKLLETFSHKGRVNTYGMPHIVASMQKHHVGRIVAMSSYGAGDSLLQMGLIGRLGMRTVMRGVLADMNALEITVQATSLNWTIVRPVALKDTSSHKGLVIDRPGAISIRDWVTRSDVVAYMLACLGDPATFKRTLLLSEPR; encoded by the coding sequence ATGACCCTCGTCGTCTTCGGGGCCACCGGTCGCACGGGCCGTGTCGTGATCTCCCATGCCCTCGCCGCCGGCTATCACGTGAGGGCGTTGGTACGGACCCCAAGACTCGGTGATCTTCCGATCGGGGTCGAGATCTGGCAGGGCGATGTCCAGGATCCCGGTGTCGTGGAAAAGGTCATCAGAGGGACTGACGCGGTTGTCTCCTGTTTGGGGGCTAAGCTATTGGAGACTTTTTCCCACAAAGGCCGCGTCAATACCTATGGGATGCCCCACATCGTGGCGAGCATGCAGAAGCATCATGTCGGGCGCATCGTCGCCATGTCGTCTTACGGTGCCGGAGACTCTCTCCTGCAGATGGGGCTGATCGGCCGACTCGGCATGCGGACGGTCATGCGCGGGGTCCTCGCTGACATGAACGCCCTTGAGATAACCGTGCAGGCCACATCTCTCAATTGGACCATCGTTCGTCCGGTCGCGCTTAAAGATACTTCTTCGCACAAAGGTCTGGTCATTGATCGCCCTGGAGCCATCAGCATCCGTGATTGGGTGACCCGCTCCGATGTTGTGGCCTACATGCTGGCGTGTCTCGGGGATCCGGCCACGTTCAAACGCACACTGCTGTTGTCTGAGCCTCGTTAA
- a CDS encoding helix-turn-helix domain-containing protein, which produces MLLKVKDLSAWLNVKPSTLYLWAAQGKIPCRKIHGVLRFEPDAITTWLRSFDSMPKEKLPQLTRPSNRGVDQLIEAAKREVYTLAREKSDKDRA; this is translated from the coding sequence ATGTTGCTGAAAGTGAAAGATCTCTCAGCGTGGCTCAATGTGAAGCCATCCACGCTATATCTATGGGCAGCTCAGGGAAAGATTCCGTGTCGGAAGATCCATGGGGTGCTTCGGTTCGAGCCGGATGCTATTACAACCTGGTTGCGCTCGTTCGATTCAATGCCAAAAGAAAAGCTTCCTCAGTTGACCCGTCCCTCAAATCGCGGTGTGGATCAGCTTATTGAAGCCGCCAAACGCGAAGTCTATACTCTTGCCCGCGAGAAATCAGACAAGGACAGGGCCTAA
- a CDS encoding MASE1 domain-containing protein, whose amino-acid sequence MRGTQSRLQFVGIVLVLAAVYVVAAKLGLMLAFVHASATAVWPPTGMTLAAFLILGYRVWPGIFLGAFLANQLTAGSILTSLGIATGNTLEGLIGAYLMNRFAHGQQAFSSAPGVLKFAALAGLISTTISATFGVSSLAAAGYASWANYPSIWMTWWLGDIAGNLLVAPTLVLWSQCPQVRWNRDQAFEAAVSMVVLLSMGLALFTNMVPGTIKNYPLVFLVVASLVWIAARFSERDTVTATFLLSGIAIWGTLQSSGPFIRESPNESLLVLQSFLVLIGIMSLALAASIAERKRAEAAVRDTHDALEQKVTARTSDLSAANRELEKEVAEHRHTEARLHERTDALRESEARVTAYAQELEQKNRDLDRALVEAQAATQAKSAFLAVMSHEIRTPLNAIMGCNGLLLDTPLTPEQQDHAEDVQRASEALLDLINDILDFSKFEAGRLTFETIDFDLRTTVEEALDLFAKPAQRKGLELGCLLHAEVPTALRGDPGRLHQILINLIGNAVKFTQQGEVMMHVTRSQENAERILIEFAVVDTGIGIAPEVQERLFKPFTQGDTSTTRQFGGTGLGLAICKQLVGQMGGQIGIESRLGQGSTFRFSVWLTHQQRRATPLPRGSLAGRRVCIVDDNATNRRILEQYALHWGLQSVTASDGYEALTLLKGAAARGEPFDVAILDLQMPRMNGLELAQKIKSDPQLTAIPLVLLTSMGMRGQAEEAKQVGIAAYLTKPVHRTDLYDCLTMIVDRPAQASPDVLEVGAASRPRDVLVTRHVIKEAARAARPRILVAEDNIVNQKIAVVLLEKLGYRADVVANGLEAVDAVARIRYALVLMDCQMPEMDGWEATAMIRKEEGARGSHRLPIVAITANAMPGDREKCRKAGMDDYLAKPVTLDEIRVLLARWIPGHSSSAVSQEPVS is encoded by the coding sequence ATGAGGGGCACGCAGAGCCGTCTCCAATTTGTAGGGATCGTCCTGGTGCTGGCCGCCGTCTATGTCGTCGCGGCCAAACTCGGACTGATGTTGGCGTTTGTGCACGCCAGCGCCACGGCGGTGTGGCCACCCACAGGGATGACGCTGGCTGCGTTCCTGATCCTGGGCTATCGGGTCTGGCCCGGGATATTCCTCGGCGCATTCCTGGCCAACCAACTCACCGCTGGGTCGATCCTGACGTCCCTTGGCATCGCGACGGGCAACACGCTGGAAGGACTCATCGGCGCGTATTTGATGAACCGATTTGCCCACGGTCAGCAGGCCTTTTCCTCTGCACCCGGAGTATTGAAGTTCGCGGCGCTTGCCGGATTGATAAGCACCACCATCAGTGCCACCTTCGGGGTGAGCAGTCTTGCCGCGGCCGGCTATGCGAGTTGGGCCAACTACCCTTCGATTTGGATGACTTGGTGGCTGGGCGATATCGCCGGGAACCTCCTCGTGGCTCCCACCCTCGTCCTGTGGTCACAATGTCCACAGGTGCGATGGAATCGTGACCAGGCGTTTGAAGCAGCCGTCTCGATGGTCGTGCTCCTTAGCATGGGCCTGGCCTTATTCACTAATATGGTCCCAGGGACCATCAAGAATTATCCGCTCGTGTTTCTGGTCGTCGCGAGCCTTGTCTGGATCGCCGCCCGATTCAGTGAGCGTGACACCGTCACCGCGACGTTCCTGCTTTCAGGGATCGCCATATGGGGCACCCTGCAAAGCTCCGGTCCCTTTATCAGGGAGTCGCCGAATGAGTCCCTCCTGGTCTTGCAATCCTTTCTGGTTCTCATCGGCATCATGAGCTTGGCGCTGGCGGCGAGTATTGCAGAGAGGAAACGGGCTGAGGCCGCTGTGCGTGACACGCATGACGCATTGGAACAGAAAGTGACAGCACGAACGAGCGACCTCTCCGCGGCGAACCGGGAGCTGGAAAAAGAAGTGGCCGAGCATCGGCATACCGAAGCGCGATTGCATGAGCGAACAGATGCGTTACGCGAGAGCGAAGCCCGAGTGACCGCCTATGCGCAGGAACTGGAGCAGAAGAACCGCGATCTCGACCGGGCGTTAGTCGAGGCGCAGGCCGCCACGCAAGCCAAATCCGCCTTCCTCGCCGTCATGAGCCATGAAATTCGTACGCCCCTCAACGCCATCATGGGGTGTAACGGACTCTTGCTCGATACCCCTCTGACTCCCGAGCAGCAGGACCACGCCGAGGATGTGCAGCGGGCCAGCGAAGCCCTGCTCGACCTCATCAACGACATTCTTGATTTCTCGAAGTTCGAGGCGGGTAGATTGACGTTTGAGACGATCGATTTTGACCTCCGGACCACTGTCGAAGAGGCGCTGGATCTCTTTGCCAAACCGGCGCAGCGCAAGGGCCTGGAATTGGGCTGTCTCCTGCATGCGGAAGTGCCCACGGCGTTACGGGGGGACCCCGGCCGATTGCATCAAATCCTCATCAATCTTATTGGCAATGCGGTCAAGTTCACCCAACAGGGCGAAGTGATGATGCATGTGACACGGAGCCAGGAGAACGCCGAGCGCATCCTGATCGAATTTGCCGTGGTCGATACGGGGATCGGCATTGCCCCCGAGGTACAGGAGCGTCTGTTCAAGCCGTTTACCCAGGGGGACACTTCGACCACGCGCCAGTTTGGCGGCACCGGCCTGGGCCTGGCCATTTGCAAACAGCTCGTGGGACAGATGGGTGGGCAGATCGGCATAGAGAGTAGGCTCGGTCAAGGAAGCACGTTCCGGTTTTCGGTGTGGCTGACCCACCAACAGAGGCGCGCGACACCATTGCCACGAGGGTCTCTCGCGGGTCGGCGAGTCTGCATCGTGGATGACAATGCCACGAACCGACGGATCCTCGAGCAATACGCGTTGCACTGGGGCCTCCAGAGCGTTACTGCCTCGGATGGATATGAAGCCCTCACTCTGCTGAAAGGAGCGGCGGCCCGAGGCGAACCCTTTGATGTGGCGATCCTCGATTTGCAGATGCCACGCATGAACGGACTGGAGTTGGCGCAGAAAATCAAATCTGATCCCCAGCTGACGGCTATCCCCCTGGTCTTACTGACCTCAATGGGAATGCGGGGGCAGGCTGAAGAAGCGAAACAGGTCGGGATTGCCGCCTACCTAACCAAGCCCGTTCATCGCACGGACTTATACGACTGTCTGACGATGATTGTGGACAGGCCGGCCCAGGCATCCCCTGACGTACTGGAGGTGGGGGCCGCGAGTCGCCCCCGCGATGTGTTGGTGACCCGTCATGTCATTAAGGAAGCCGCCAGGGCGGCACGCCCCCGTATTCTCGTGGCCGAGGACAATATTGTGAACCAGAAAATCGCGGTGGTTCTGTTGGAAAAGCTCGGTTACCGGGCCGATGTCGTGGCTAACGGACTCGAAGCCGTCGACGCGGTCGCTCGAATCCGGTATGCGTTGGTCTTGATGGATTGCCAAATGCCCGAGATGGATGGTTGGGAGGCCACGGCGATGATCCGAAAAGAGGAAGGGGCACGCGGAAGCCACCGGCTTCCCATCGTCGCGATCACCGCGAACGCCATGCCTGGAGACCGTGAAAAGTGTCGGAAAGCCGGCATGGACGATTATCTCGCTAAGCCGGTGACGCTCGACGAGATTCGAGTCCTCTTGGCCCGATGGATTCCGGGCCATTCCTCATCGGCTGTCTCGCAGGAGCCGGTGTCGTAG
- a CDS encoding JAB domain-containing protein has translation MDAAALLRPCFAGLDREQFVVCGLDAKHRVIGLNVVSIGSLTLSIVHPREVFKALVLMNASAWLCAHNHPSGDTTPSQEDRILTIRLREAGELLGITLLDHLILGHERQYSFADEGWPC, from the coding sequence ATGGATGCGGCTGCTCTATTGCGGCCTTGTTTTGCCGGTCTCGATCGGGAGCAGTTTGTGGTTTGTGGGCTCGATGCCAAACATCGGGTCATCGGGCTCAATGTGGTGTCCATCGGTTCCCTGACTCTGTCGATCGTGCATCCCCGTGAAGTCTTCAAAGCCCTGGTCCTCATGAATGCCAGCGCCTGGCTCTGTGCGCACAATCATCCTTCCGGTGACACGACGCCAAGCCAGGAGGATCGTATTCTGACCATACGGCTCCGAGAAGCCGGCGAGTTGTTGGGCATCACGCTCTTGGACCATCTCATCCTGGGACATGAACGCCAGTACAGCTTTGCTGATGAAGGCTGGCCGTGCTAG
- a CDS encoding site-specific integrase produces the protein MALFRRGRVWWMGFPYQGKQIRRSTEVTDKKLAEKIYHKVMVQIAEGKWYQPEAGADKTVKDLLERYLRDHSAPNRAPTTHRGDISRAQHLIRAFGDLTLKEMRPSLLAAHKSKRRSEGAAAKTINNELTLLSHAFQLAVKEWEWVAENPVQRVSKEKVHNLIERWLTAEEEARLLAASPVWLQEIIVFAVNTGLRQSEILNLEWYNVDLFRRTITLLVQKNGGRDTLPVNAKTLEVLKARAKVRSLKTDYVFFNGAGNRMDARDLLRVFYPAMRKADVKRFRFHDLRHTFATRLVQAGADIYTVQKLGRWKTISMVMRYAHHYPESLRAGIEILDRVPGEISTVLAQSANSALTEPGRESVISC, from the coding sequence ATGGCTCTGTTTCGTCGAGGACGGGTCTGGTGGATGGGCTTTCCCTATCAGGGGAAGCAGATCAGGAGATCCACGGAAGTCACGGATAAGAAGCTGGCCGAAAAGATTTATCACAAGGTCATGGTCCAGATTGCTGAGGGGAAGTGGTATCAACCTGAAGCAGGGGCCGATAAAACGGTGAAGGACCTTTTGGAGCGGTATCTCAGAGATCATTCAGCTCCGAATAGAGCGCCGACCACGCATCGCGGTGATATCTCGCGGGCACAGCATCTCATTCGGGCATTCGGGGATTTGACGTTGAAAGAAATGCGACCTTCACTTTTAGCAGCACATAAGTCGAAACGGCGATCTGAGGGAGCAGCGGCCAAGACGATTAACAACGAACTTACGCTCTTGAGCCATGCCTTTCAGCTTGCGGTGAAGGAATGGGAGTGGGTGGCGGAAAATCCGGTGCAACGAGTCTCGAAAGAAAAAGTACATAATCTCATCGAAAGGTGGCTCACAGCCGAGGAAGAAGCGCGTCTGTTGGCGGCGTCTCCCGTCTGGTTGCAAGAGATCATTGTCTTCGCGGTAAACACGGGACTCCGGCAGAGTGAAATCCTGAATCTCGAATGGTACAACGTAGATCTATTCAGGAGAACCATTACGCTGCTGGTACAAAAGAACGGAGGCAGAGACACGCTTCCGGTGAATGCGAAGACGCTTGAGGTGCTGAAAGCACGAGCCAAAGTTCGATCACTCAAGACGGATTATGTTTTCTTCAACGGGGCCGGGAACCGGATGGATGCACGGGATCTGCTGCGTGTCTTTTATCCGGCCATGCGAAAAGCAGACGTGAAACGCTTTCGGTTTCATGATCTGCGCCACACCTTTGCCACTCGACTGGTGCAAGCTGGCGCCGACATCTACACCGTGCAAAAGCTTGGACGGTGGAAAACCATCTCCATGGTGATGCGTTACGCGCATCATTATCCGGAGAGTTTGCGCGCTGGGATTGAGATTCTCGATCGTGTTCCAGGGGAAATTAGCACAGTTTTAGCACAATCGGCGAATTCCGCACTCACGGAACCGGGGAGAGAGTCGGTGATAAGTTGTTGA
- a CDS encoding response regulator yields the protein MATILVIDDEAPVRAMLSTALRSAGHHVVEASTGREGIALYRQKPPHLVILDMLMPELNGLDTILELTREFLHVKVVAISGVGEDQSLLSTARLLGARHSLRKPFGIEELISTVRYELAH from the coding sequence ATGGCCACGATCTTAGTGATTGATGATGAGGCTCCTGTTCGAGCCATGTTGTCGACCGCTCTTCGATCGGCAGGACATCACGTGGTGGAAGCGTCCACGGGGCGGGAGGGGATAGCACTATACCGTCAGAAGCCGCCGCATTTGGTCATCCTTGATATGCTGATGCCAGAGTTGAATGGCCTCGATACCATTCTAGAGCTCACCCGCGAATTCCTGCATGTTAAAGTCGTGGCCATTTCAGGCGTGGGCGAGGATCAGTCCCTGCTCAGTACAGCCAGGCTGTTGGGCGCACGCCACTCGCTGCGCAAACCGTTTGGAATTGAGGAGCTCATCTCCACAGTCCGGTATGAGTTAGCGCACTGA
- a CDS encoding MarR family transcriptional regulator, translating to MALFRLVETLRGEHEEAAASVGLTAAQATILTLLSEPSSMRRFADQMGCDASNITGIVDRLEAKSLVVRSADATDRRVKLIRRTPTAEAAVKQFQRKLLEASSLAKLTPKARQGLLVALAEIHGKPNHS from the coding sequence ATGGCCCTGTTCCGGCTTGTGGAAACCCTGCGAGGAGAACATGAGGAAGCTGCCGCATCAGTCGGACTCACAGCGGCTCAGGCCACCATTCTCACCTTACTGTCGGAGCCCAGCTCCATGCGAAGATTTGCTGATCAGATGGGGTGTGATGCCTCGAATATCACTGGCATTGTAGATCGGCTCGAAGCCAAGAGCTTGGTGGTACGCTCAGCCGATGCCACGGATCGAAGAGTGAAACTCATCAGAAGGACTCCAACTGCAGAGGCCGCTGTGAAACAGTTTCAGCGTAAACTGCTGGAAGCCTCTTCTCTGGCCAAGCTGACACCCAAGGCAAGACAGGGATTACTCGTCGCACTCGCCGAGATCCATGGTAAACCTAACCATTCATAA
- a CDS encoding DUF2523 domain-containing protein — translation MTALLNLIYCFLLDMILSFTDVWKAGWDSVLGVADSLLASLGTGSLSAPIIPVQYTWVLGATGMSQAVAIIASAMVVRFTLQSIPFVRWGS, via the coding sequence ATGACGGCGTTGCTGAATCTGATCTATTGCTTTCTGCTCGACATGATTTTGTCGTTTACGGATGTGTGGAAGGCGGGCTGGGATTCGGTCCTCGGCGTGGCCGACAGCCTGTTGGCATCACTCGGAACCGGGTCCCTCAGCGCCCCCATCATCCCTGTGCAATACACTTGGGTCCTCGGTGCCACAGGCATGAGTCAGGCTGTGGCGATCATCGCCTCGGCGATGGTGGTGCGGTTCACCCTGCAATCGATTCCCTTTGTCCGGTGGGGCTCATGA
- a CDS encoding helix-turn-helix transcriptional regulator, which yields MARKSSFSAEYKHFCHLLRLARKDSGLTQNDVAKRLKRPQSYVSKYESGERRLDVIEFLRVSRVLGVVPADVLNKLA from the coding sequence ATGGCAAGAAAATCCTCATTCTCAGCTGAATACAAACACTTTTGCCACCTTTTACGATTGGCTAGGAAGGACAGCGGTTTGACTCAGAACGATGTGGCTAAAAGACTGAAACGTCCACAGTCCTACGTCTCCAAATATGAATCAGGAGAGAGACGGCTTGACGTGATTGAGTTCTTAAGGGTATCCAGGGTCCTGGGAGTTGTGCCTGCAGATGTGTTGAACAAACTTGCATAA